Proteins encoded in a region of the bacterium genome:
- a CDS encoding ABC transporter permease subunit: MAGRDIKWREIKHHWEIYLFVLPALCLIGLFIYYPAASGVFHSFFRWNGSDISEFVGLDNYISLCKSTEFWKSFKVALILGGWNVVKMIPALLVAVCIHRCRSVKLQFFYRTMFVVPMVIPGLVVVLIWRSFFFEATSGYLNQFLNSTGLFGVLVSLDQFFHWGGIFVQGQSPAWLGDPRLILVACIVWGFPWVGSFAVLTHLAKLQGISKDVYEAAEIDGANWWRKFTKIELPLIMGSIYLLLVFVIIDTIKDAGMILALAGMYGGPGGAVTVPALFMIRKAFIEQEMGYACAVGIVLTIIVIALQKGLTWLMDPNRKEARPRSAPAALVVRDAALRAACAMAEARIRRAFERQTNPFYRRLSQFGDGCLRLTKHLTIWSVLAFAFLPLYLMVVVSFKTNTQFYAAPTALTPPFHPENWVEAWRLVMPTVANSIFISVSATVLTLCFALLAAYFFARQKMPMSAFFWNAILILMMMPMIANLVPLFRLLRDLNLLNTLAALILVGAASGQVFAIFVLRNFVADIPGDLYEAAEIDGASHFQQLRNVVLPLSGPILGTVGVMQFVAAWNEFVLPLIVMRDHSRLPVMVQLLRMAGEYLKFWGPLMAGYALASIPIILLFVFSMKLFVRGLTEGAVKG, from the coding sequence ATGGCGGGTCGTGATATCAAGTGGCGGGAAATCAAGCACCATTGGGAGATTTACCTGTTTGTCCTGCCCGCGCTGTGCCTGATCGGGCTGTTCATCTATTACCCTGCGGCCAGCGGGGTGTTCCATAGCTTCTTCCGGTGGAACGGGTCGGATATCTCTGAATTTGTCGGACTCGATAATTACATCAGTTTATGCAAATCCACGGAGTTCTGGAAGTCCTTCAAAGTGGCGCTCATCCTGGGTGGCTGGAATGTGGTTAAGATGATTCCCGCCCTGCTCGTGGCCGTGTGCATCCACCGGTGCCGCAGCGTCAAGCTGCAGTTTTTCTATCGGACGATGTTCGTGGTGCCCATGGTGATTCCCGGGCTGGTGGTGGTGTTGATCTGGCGCTCTTTCTTTTTTGAGGCCACCTCCGGTTACCTGAACCAATTCCTGAATTCCACGGGACTGTTTGGGGTCCTGGTGTCGCTCGACCAGTTCTTTCACTGGGGCGGCATTTTTGTCCAGGGTCAGTCTCCCGCCTGGCTGGGCGATCCACGCCTGATCCTGGTGGCGTGTATTGTCTGGGGATTCCCCTGGGTGGGGTCGTTTGCGGTTCTCACGCACCTGGCCAAGCTTCAGGGAATCAGCAAGGATGTCTACGAAGCGGCGGAGATCGACGGGGCGAACTGGTGGCGGAAGTTCACGAAAATCGAGCTGCCGCTGATTATGGGGTCCATCTACCTGCTACTGGTGTTCGTCATCATTGATACCATCAAGGATGCCGGAATGATTCTGGCCCTGGCGGGGATGTATGGCGGTCCTGGCGGGGCGGTCACGGTGCCCGCGCTGTTCATGATCCGCAAGGCCTTTATCGAGCAGGAAATGGGGTATGCCTGTGCGGTGGGGATTGTGCTGACGATCATTGTGATTGCGTTGCAGAAGGGGTTGACCTGGCTGATGGATCCCAACCGCAAGGAGGCCCGGCCGCGCTCCGCGCCGGCCGCGCTGGTCGTGCGCGATGCGGCGTTGCGGGCCGCCTGCGCGATGGCGGAGGCGCGCATCCGCCGCGCCTTCGAGCGACAGACGAATCCCTTCTACCGGCGGCTGAGTCAATTCGGGGACGGGTGTCTGCGCCTGACCAAGCATCTGACCATCTGGTCGGTGCTGGCGTTTGCCTTTCTGCCGCTCTATCTGATGGTGGTCGTGAGCTTCAAGACGAACACCCAGTTCTATGCCGCGCCGACCGCCCTGACGCCCCCGTTCCATCCCGAGAACTGGGTGGAGGCCTGGCGGTTGGTGATGCCCACGGTGGCCAACAGCATCTTCATATCCGTCAGCGCCACGGTGCTGACGCTCTGCTTTGCCCTGCTGGCCGCCTATTTCTTTGCGCGCCAGAAAATGCCGATGTCCGCCTTCTTCTGGAATGCCATCCTGATTCTGATGATGATGCCCATGATCGCCAATCTGGTGCCGTTGTTCCGTCTCCTGAGAGACTTGAATCTGCTCAACACGCTGGCGGCACTGATCCTGGTGGGGGCGGCGTCCGGCCAGGTATTTGCCATTTTCGTGTTGCGCAATTTCGTGGCCGACATTCCCGGCGATCTGTATGAAGCGGCCGAAATTGACGGCGCCTCGCATTTTCAGCAACTTCGCAATGTGGTTCTGCCGCTGTCGGGTCCGATCCTGGGGACGGTCGGGGTTATGCAGTTTGTGGCCGCCTGGAATGAGTTCGTGCTGCCATTGATTGTGATGCGCGATCATTCGCGCCTGCCGGTGATGGTCCAGTTGCTGCGAATGGCCGGGGAATATCTCAAATTCTGGGGCCCTCTGATGGCGGGCTATGCCTTAGCCAGCATCCCGATCATCCTGTTGTTTGTGTTCTCAATGAAATTATTCGTGCGCGGCCTGACGGAGGGCGCCGTTAAGGGGTAA
- a CDS encoding nucleotidyltransferase domain-containing protein, translated as MFCSRLVEEYRPSRIVLFGSYARGKPRPDSDVDLLIVMPFKGSGVSKAAEMIRKLSPSFAVDLVIRTPTDIERRVAMNDFFLKEATSGKLLYEAPNA; from the coding sequence ATGTTTTGCAGTCGGTTGGTAGAAGAATACCGACCCAGTCGGATTGTCTTGTTTGGATCCTATGCCAGAGGCAAGCCCCGCCCGGATTCTGATGTGGATCTCTTGATTGTGATGCCGTTCAAGGGAAGTGGCGTTAGTAAGGCAGCTGAGATGATCCGGAAATTGAGCCCTTCATTTGCTGTGGATTTGGTCATACGGACACCTACTGATATTGAGCGTCGTGTGGCCATGAATGATTTTTTCTTAAAAGAGGCCACGAGCGGTAAGTTATTGTATGAAGCTCCTAACGCATGA
- a CDS encoding beta-galactosidase has product MPPLSHLRPASLNRFWFGAAYYPEHWDANTRAADPARMAAAGFNMVRMAEFAWNLIEPSEGHYDFTLFDEAIQQLGAQGIHTLLCTPTATPPRWLTLKHPEIAAMNENGLCMEHGSRQHVCHANPVFRSYSRAITRAMADHYRANPYVAGWQTDNELHCHFSECHCPSCQHAFQDFLRLKFKGDITALNTAWGTTFWAQTYDDFTAIPTPKNNRPTFSNPAHQLDYARFVARVVAQFQHDQVVTLRETNPRWFITHNGCMKHVDYRGEFGQDLDVLGYDCYPMFCTDPAERQASQAYQLDAVRAWSGNFMIPEHQSGPGGQQPYFQDHPEPGELRKMTYVSIAHGADSLLYFRWRTCRFGAEEYWCGILDHDNVPRRRYDEVSQVGTELKRIGPELAGTYVHVDVAIAGADLDQDQAYPTLSFGLPSHSDMAAAIHGVWYRKGYATGVIHPTDDLSSLKLYIIPHWVVFNPDWVPLLETFVRNGGTLVIGARTATRDQNNNVVPETLPGCLRELAGVTIEEYGRQNQPQARPLAFSLKGKTVTTDFWYESLKLEGDTKTLAKWSSRHLKGQPALSIRKLGKGSVVYVGTYMTRSVASSLLPVLAQQAGLKPLWPSAPTGVEIVLRQNDNQKLWFLINHNEKAISLKSPPRGIDLITGKRVPAVLHLKARDLAIIKQELR; this is encoded by the coding sequence ATGCCACCCTTATCACACCTTCGTCCTGCCTCGCTGAACCGGTTCTGGTTCGGGGCCGCCTATTATCCTGAACATTGGGATGCCAACACCCGGGCGGCGGATCCGGCACGTATGGCCGCGGCCGGATTCAATATGGTCCGCATGGCCGAATTTGCCTGGAACCTGATTGAGCCCTCCGAGGGGCACTACGACTTCACCCTTTTTGATGAAGCGATCCAACAGCTCGGGGCACAGGGGATCCACACCCTGCTCTGCACGCCCACGGCCACTCCGCCACGCTGGCTGACGCTCAAACACCCGGAGATCGCCGCAATGAATGAAAACGGGCTGTGCATGGAACATGGCTCACGCCAGCATGTCTGCCACGCCAACCCGGTGTTCCGCAGTTATTCCCGCGCCATTACCCGCGCCATGGCGGACCATTACCGGGCCAACCCCTATGTGGCGGGCTGGCAGACTGACAACGAACTTCATTGCCATTTCAGCGAATGCCATTGCCCGAGCTGCCAGCACGCCTTTCAGGATTTCCTGCGTCTTAAATTCAAGGGGGATATCACCGCCCTGAATACCGCCTGGGGAACAACCTTCTGGGCGCAAACCTATGATGATTTTACGGCCATCCCGACCCCTAAAAATAACCGACCCACATTTTCCAATCCCGCCCACCAGCTCGATTATGCACGGTTCGTTGCCAGAGTCGTCGCACAGTTCCAGCACGACCAGGTCGTGACCCTGCGCGAAACCAATCCCCGCTGGTTCATCACACACAACGGGTGCATGAAGCATGTGGATTATCGCGGTGAGTTCGGGCAGGATCTGGACGTGCTCGGCTATGACTGTTATCCAATGTTCTGCACCGACCCTGCGGAGCGGCAGGCCTCGCAGGCCTACCAACTGGACGCCGTTCGCGCCTGGTCAGGCAATTTCATGATCCCGGAACACCAGTCCGGCCCGGGCGGACAGCAGCCCTACTTCCAAGATCATCCCGAGCCGGGTGAACTCCGGAAAATGACCTACGTCTCGATCGCACATGGAGCGGACAGTCTTCTCTATTTCCGGTGGCGGACCTGCCGGTTCGGGGCCGAGGAGTACTGGTGCGGCATTCTGGATCACGACAACGTGCCGCGCCGGCGCTATGATGAAGTCAGTCAGGTTGGAACTGAACTGAAGCGGATCGGCCCTGAACTTGCGGGGACCTACGTCCATGTGGACGTGGCCATCGCCGGCGCGGACCTGGACCAGGATCAGGCGTATCCCACGCTCTCTTTCGGACTTCCCAGTCACTCGGATATGGCTGCCGCCATTCACGGCGTCTGGTATCGGAAGGGCTATGCCACCGGTGTCATTCATCCCACGGATGACCTGTCATCGCTCAAGTTGTATATTATTCCGCACTGGGTGGTGTTCAATCCTGACTGGGTGCCGCTTCTGGAAACCTTTGTCCGGAACGGAGGGACGCTGGTGATTGGCGCCCGGACCGCAACACGGGACCAGAATAACAATGTCGTACCGGAAACACTACCGGGCTGCCTGCGCGAACTGGCAGGTGTGACGATCGAGGAATATGGCCGCCAGAATCAACCCCAAGCCCGCCCTCTGGCCTTCTCGCTCAAGGGGAAAACGGTGACAACCGACTTTTGGTATGAGTCGCTCAAACTGGAAGGCGATACCAAGACCCTGGCGAAGTGGTCCAGCCGGCACTTAAAAGGCCAGCCCGCCCTGTCGATCCGCAAACTCGGCAAAGGGTCCGTGGTGTATGTGGGAACCTACATGACCCGTTCCGTTGCCAGCAGCCTATTGCCTGTGCTGGCTCAACAGGCGGGCCTGAAACCGCTCTGGCCTTCGGCACCAACCGGCGTCGAGATCGTACTACGCCAGAACGACAACCAGAAGCTTTGGTTCCTGATCAACCACAACGAGAAAGCCATCTCCCTCAAATCGCCACCACGGGGGATTGACTTGATTACCGGAAAACGTGTTCCGGCAGTCCTTCACCTCAAGGCGCGCGATCTGGCGATCATTAAACAAGAACTGCGTTAA
- a CDS encoding helix-turn-helix domain-containing protein — translation MKTASESQVKKVPVRSLKKALDLLDLIIAGDLHGEATSLAELAKRMNLQSNSVHNLLKTMTACGYVQKTGHGIYVPGVKCRQLGVMNRLAAPLVLGQIQAQLKQLADQEGEACLLTVLVNGNRVELARVDSTQPIQVAHTPMANRPFFARATGRMLAATAGNLERQQILEQNGMPGPLWDHIKTEEALTAALTELREQGWCQTGSRREGLVGLACPVYGPDHNAWGALGLYAPAFRCPAPRCAQLIKAMRRVASKLAPLLAQ, via the coding sequence ATGAAGACCGCGAGTGAGTCTCAAGTGAAGAAGGTACCGGTGCGATCCTTGAAAAAGGCGCTCGACCTTCTTGACTTGATCATAGCCGGGGATCTGCACGGAGAAGCCACCTCACTCGCGGAGCTGGCGAAGCGCATGAACTTGCAGTCCAACTCCGTGCATAATCTCCTCAAGACCATGACGGCTTGCGGGTATGTGCAGAAAACCGGACATGGCATCTATGTGCCCGGCGTGAAGTGCCGGCAATTAGGGGTCATGAACCGGCTCGCCGCTCCCCTGGTTCTGGGCCAGATCCAGGCCCAGCTGAAGCAGTTGGCTGATCAGGAGGGGGAGGCCTGCCTCTTGACCGTACTGGTCAATGGGAACCGCGTTGAATTGGCTCGTGTGGATAGTACGCAACCCATTCAGGTGGCCCACACCCCTATGGCGAACCGGCCGTTTTTTGCGCGGGCCACCGGCCGGATGCTGGCGGCGACCGCGGGCAATCTGGAGCGGCAGCAAATCCTGGAACAGAACGGGATGCCGGGTCCGCTTTGGGATCACATCAAAACCGAGGAAGCCCTGACCGCCGCCCTGACCGAACTCCGGGAACAAGGCTGGTGTCAGACCGGCTCCCGCCGCGAAGGGTTGGTGGGTCTGGCTTGTCCTGTTTACGGCCCCGACCACAACGCCTGGGGCGCACTCGGGCTTTATGCCCCGGCGTTCCGTTGTCCGGCCCCACGTTGTGCCCAGCTGATCAAGGCGATGCGGCGGGTCGCCTCAAAACTGGCTCCACTGTTGGCCCAGTAG
- a CDS encoding extracellular solute-binding protein — protein MSSAIGPFLKKNSALIVVGATFIWSAVSILNARHEATPAEGDIVLRIGHWQLEAGVREALNAMAEKYHGLHPKVRIIQDAVPEVTYAQWMSTQLMGGTAPDIIEIGGGSIPYNVMLGYYRRYFLPMTVAVNQPNPYNKGTKLEGVPWRSTYKDVMRSVYLEELQEYMQIPLAQFGVRIFYNKDLLKRLTGRTEAPRDYRDFLEVCRQIRSQRDAKGKPYTPIAGSAYHMAMWESMMAEPLTYGAVRRADFNGDGSVGNDELFVAFKTGRLDFNFPPFEAKFRMLRHLTEQFQAGFTGLGRDEAIFLFAQQRAVFMTTGTWDVGSLHEQARGVFKVGIMDFPVPAADDPEFGAISEGPVYERPTSSFAFSVTRSCKYPDVAVDFLRFLGSQSGNEELNRIMGWIPAIKGTRVSPMLEPFNPHLEGIFGCMPMTLGGETLIKWQQLYSLFQVNQIGYLQMASEFLPFYLERGVRELQEMGRNRRRGMVRDEQLLAEVRAAAFEEKVPRQAQSRWIRYRQMLAIRLLNRDLDAAYLQKQLDAEPLANPGGFYEFSPAVVEKVRARVNSKQLPVGSGQRGGSSDGGS, from the coding sequence GTGAGTAGTGCCATCGGTCCCTTTCTTAAAAAGAATTCCGCCCTGATCGTGGTGGGCGCCACGTTCATCTGGTCCGCGGTGTCCATCTTGAACGCCCGTCATGAGGCGACGCCGGCGGAGGGGGATATTGTTCTGCGGATCGGGCACTGGCAATTGGAGGCGGGGGTGCGGGAGGCCCTCAACGCCATGGCGGAGAAATATCATGGATTGCATCCCAAGGTCCGCATCATCCAGGACGCCGTCCCCGAGGTGACCTATGCGCAATGGATGTCCACCCAGTTGATGGGAGGGACGGCCCCGGATATCATTGAAATCGGCGGCGGCAGCATTCCTTACAATGTCATGCTCGGGTATTACCGGAGATATTTTCTGCCGATGACGGTGGCCGTGAACCAGCCCAATCCCTATAATAAGGGAACCAAACTGGAAGGCGTTCCCTGGCGCAGCACCTACAAGGATGTGATGCGGTCGGTCTATCTGGAGGAGTTGCAGGAATACATGCAGATCCCGCTCGCGCAATTCGGGGTCCGGATCTTTTATAACAAGGACTTGCTGAAACGACTCACGGGCCGGACCGAGGCGCCCCGCGACTATCGTGACTTTCTCGAAGTCTGCCGCCAGATCAGAAGCCAGCGGGATGCCAAGGGGAAGCCTTATACCCCCATCGCCGGGTCGGCGTATCATATGGCGATGTGGGAGAGCATGATGGCTGAACCGCTGACCTATGGCGCGGTGCGGCGGGCCGACTTCAATGGCGATGGTTCGGTGGGGAATGATGAGCTCTTTGTTGCGTTTAAGACCGGTCGGCTGGATTTCAATTTCCCGCCGTTTGAGGCCAAGTTCCGGATGCTCCGCCATCTGACCGAACAGTTCCAGGCCGGGTTCACCGGGTTGGGGCGGGATGAGGCGATCTTCCTGTTTGCCCAGCAAAGGGCCGTGTTCATGACGACCGGAACCTGGGATGTCGGCAGCCTGCACGAGCAGGCGCGCGGGGTGTTTAAGGTCGGGATCATGGATTTTCCGGTGCCGGCCGCGGATGACCCCGAGTTCGGCGCCATATCGGAAGGGCCGGTCTATGAGCGGCCGACCTCGTCGTTCGCCTTCTCGGTTACCCGGAGCTGTAAATATCCCGACGTGGCGGTCGATTTCCTGCGGTTTCTCGGTAGCCAGTCGGGGAATGAGGAGCTGAACCGCATCATGGGTTGGATCCCGGCCATCAAGGGGACTCGCGTGTCGCCCATGTTGGAGCCGTTCAACCCCCACCTGGAGGGGATATTTGGATGCATGCCGATGACCCTTGGCGGGGAGACGCTCATCAAGTGGCAGCAGCTTTACTCGCTCTTCCAAGTGAACCAGATCGGCTATCTGCAGATGGCTTCTGAATTCCTGCCGTTTTATCTCGAACGCGGGGTCCGGGAGCTTCAGGAAATGGGGCGCAACCGGCGGCGGGGCATGGTCCGTGATGAGCAGCTTCTGGCGGAGGTTCGTGCCGCGGCGTTTGAGGAAAAGGTGCCTCGGCAGGCCCAGTCGCGTTGGATCAGGTACCGTCAGATGCTGGCGATCCGCTTGCTGAACCGGGACCTGGATGCCGCCTACCTGCAGAAGCAATTGGATGCGGAGCCCCTGGCCAATCCCGGCGGCTTCTATGAGTTCAGCCCGGCGGTAGTCGAAAAAGTCCGCGCCCGGGTTAACAGTAAGCAGTTGCCGGTGGGCAGTGGGCAGAGGGGGGGGAGTAGCGATGGCGGGTCGTGA
- a CDS encoding tetratricopeptide repeat protein — protein MMKRRYLFLLLGLVLAGGCVDRGRVTVETTDFMGWTNSWKISNRSCELILVPAINHVMSFSLTGGSNLLWVAPEVNGGMVQEAGTNWHNFGGDKVWPTSLDLWRKYTGRRWPPSYSFDGGRATAEPIPGGVRMTSPEDTDFGSVCVREFVMDPKEPLVNVRQYFKKQRGGSVDMTVWSVTQVRRPSFCLLPLGKEDDGLRYRKLGELLPGLFSTHQSVLSLKNDDIACQKVGVMPDASLKAGWVAACFETDGAMLLLSHELQSGVTYPDNGCDAEVFAGGGEFGQYSEIELLGPMTVMSEGRRYDHDQVWQILRINAEEARDPGKAGEKAAQAHLLALNRFKENALSRDKSRSEAKVSSGWKNYRLGEYSLALKDFQMAEMHSPKGGSEHLAALYGEATTWSLRRPGEDLEQARQLYRQVIELAPTNHLAAWSWLGLARITAMPDNGEAPELEPQVAAYQDVIDRFPFHPAGEEAFLLQQAAKLAAPDEARTRVVLESLQEFLKTHPQSPWHSAAFRLVAHCGLMLGLNDLRLEATMQAWKTAEIDPANPIQDLSYTYWQLATLAEFGVGDFAMAREYYTKLIEEYPGEQKVFIAKQELKRMDELEARLRAEGATP, from the coding sequence ATGATGAAGCGAAGATACCTATTCCTATTGCTCGGCCTTGTTCTGGCGGGAGGCTGTGTTGACAGGGGCCGGGTGACGGTCGAGACCACTGATTTCATGGGCTGGACCAACTCCTGGAAAATCTCCAATCGGAGCTGCGAACTGATTCTCGTGCCTGCTATCAATCATGTGATGAGCTTTTCCCTGACAGGCGGCTCCAATCTGCTGTGGGTGGCCCCGGAAGTCAATGGCGGGATGGTTCAGGAGGCGGGGACCAACTGGCATAACTTCGGCGGCGATAAGGTGTGGCCCACGTCGCTAGACCTCTGGCGGAAGTATACGGGGCGGCGTTGGCCCCCGTCCTATTCGTTTGATGGCGGGCGTGCCACTGCGGAGCCGATCCCGGGCGGGGTGCGGATGACCTCGCCGGAAGATACCGACTTTGGGTCAGTTTGCGTGCGCGAGTTCGTCATGGACCCCAAGGAACCCTTAGTCAATGTCCGCCAGTATTTCAAAAAACAGCGGGGGGGCAGTGTGGACATGACGGTATGGTCTGTGACGCAGGTGAGGCGTCCCTCCTTCTGCCTGCTTCCGCTGGGTAAAGAGGATGATGGCCTGCGTTACCGGAAACTGGGAGAACTTCTGCCTGGCTTGTTTTCGACCCATCAGTCGGTGCTGTCGCTGAAAAATGATGACATCGCCTGTCAGAAGGTGGGCGTCATGCCTGACGCGTCCTTGAAGGCTGGCTGGGTTGCCGCCTGCTTCGAAACGGATGGGGCAATGCTTCTGCTATCCCATGAATTGCAGTCCGGTGTGACCTACCCCGACAATGGGTGTGATGCGGAGGTATTTGCCGGGGGCGGCGAATTCGGGCAATACAGCGAGATCGAACTGCTGGGGCCCATGACGGTGATGTCTGAAGGGAGGCGGTATGACCACGACCAGGTGTGGCAGATTCTCCGGATCAATGCTGAAGAGGCGCGGGATCCCGGTAAGGCGGGAGAAAAGGCCGCTCAAGCACACCTTCTGGCGCTGAACCGGTTCAAGGAAAACGCGCTGTCCCGGGATAAAAGCCGATCCGAAGCCAAGGTGAGTTCCGGTTGGAAAAACTATCGGCTGGGTGAATACTCTCTGGCGCTGAAGGACTTCCAGATGGCAGAGATGCATTCGCCCAAGGGAGGCTCGGAGCATCTGGCGGCCTTGTATGGGGAAGCGACGACGTGGTCTCTACGCCGGCCGGGTGAGGATCTCGAGCAGGCCAGGCAATTATACCGCCAGGTGATTGAGCTGGCGCCCACTAACCATCTGGCGGCCTGGAGTTGGTTGGGGTTAGCCCGGATCACGGCCATGCCCGACAATGGGGAAGCCCCGGAACTGGAGCCACAGGTGGCCGCCTATCAGGACGTGATCGATCGGTTTCCATTTCATCCCGCCGGGGAGGAGGCCTTTCTGCTCCAGCAGGCGGCAAAACTGGCGGCACCGGATGAGGCCCGGACCCGAGTGGTGCTTGAGTCCTTGCAGGAGTTTCTCAAAACCCATCCGCAAAGCCCCTGGCACAGTGCGGCCTTCCGGTTGGTCGCGCATTGCGGTCTGATGCTCGGGTTAAACGACCTGAGACTGGAGGCGACGATGCAGGCCTGGAAAACGGCGGAAATCGATCCGGCCAATCCCATCCAGGATTTATCTTATACCTACTGGCAACTGGCCACTCTCGCTGAATTCGGGGTCGGAGACTTTGCGATGGCTCGTGAGTATTACACGAAATTGATTGAGGAGTACCCCGGCGAGCAGAAGGTATTCATTGCCAAACAGGAACTCAAGCGGATGGATGAACTGGAGGCCCGGTTGCGGGCGGAGGGCGCGACCCCGTGA
- the ugpC gene encoding sn-glycerol-3-phosphate ABC transporter ATP-binding protein UgpC: MAKVTLEHVDKIYAGNVKAVSDFNLEIRDGEFVVFVGPSGCGKSTTLRMVAGLEEISGGVIRIGDRVVNDVPPKDRDIAMVFQNYALYPHMTVKENMAFGLKLRKFPAKEIEARVQEAAQILGIGELLERRPKALSGGQRQRVAVGRAIVRKPAVFLFDEPLSNLDAKMRVQMRVEINRLHHQLNTTMIYVTHDQVEAMTMGQRIVVMKNGLIQQVDEPLKLYNTPVNRFVAGFIGMPPMNFFEGTIRVISGRVTFEGEGGMRLAVPEKDKAALAAYVDKPVTLGLRPEDIGSATAEGLPGAPRIQARVEVVEPMGSESYIYFRVAETTFISRVDAHRQFQVGEAAEPAVFIDKAHFFDCKTEQRI, translated from the coding sequence ATGGCCAAAGTGACACTGGAACATGTGGATAAGATTTATGCCGGCAACGTGAAAGCGGTGTCGGACTTCAATCTGGAAATTCGGGATGGCGAGTTTGTGGTTTTTGTCGGACCCTCCGGGTGCGGTAAGTCTACCACCCTGCGCATGGTGGCAGGGCTTGAGGAAATCAGCGGAGGCGTGATCCGCATCGGGGACCGGGTGGTGAACGATGTGCCGCCCAAAGACCGGGATATCGCCATGGTCTTTCAGAACTATGCCCTCTATCCGCACATGACGGTCAAGGAGAACATGGCCTTCGGACTGAAGCTGCGGAAGTTTCCCGCCAAGGAGATCGAGGCGCGGGTGCAGGAGGCGGCCCAGATCCTCGGCATCGGCGAACTGCTGGAGCGCCGGCCCAAGGCCCTGTCAGGCGGACAGCGCCAGCGCGTGGCGGTGGGGCGCGCCATTGTGCGCAAGCCGGCGGTATTCCTGTTCGATGAACCGCTCTCCAATCTGGACGCCAAAATGCGGGTGCAGATGCGGGTTGAGATCAACCGGCTCCATCATCAGCTGAATACCACGATGATCTATGTGACGCATGACCAGGTTGAGGCCATGACGATGGGGCAGCGAATCGTGGTCATGAAAAACGGGTTGATTCAGCAGGTGGATGAACCGCTCAAGCTCTACAACACTCCCGTCAACCGGTTTGTTGCCGGCTTCATTGGCATGCCCCCCATGAATTTCTTCGAGGGGACCATCCGGGTGATCAGCGGGCGGGTGACGTTTGAGGGGGAAGGCGGCATGCGGCTGGCGGTGCCGGAGAAGGACAAGGCCGCCCTGGCGGCGTATGTTGACAAGCCGGTGACATTGGGCTTGCGACCCGAAGACATTGGTTCCGCGACGGCCGAGGGATTGCCTGGTGCGCCGCGAATCCAGGCCAGGGTGGAAGTCGTGGAGCCCATGGGGTCGGAGTCCTACATCTACTTCCGCGTGGCCGAGACGACCTTCATCAGCCGGGTGGATGCCCATCGCCAATTCCAGGTAGGCGAGGCCGCTGAACCGGCCGTGTTTATCGACAAAGCCCACTTCTTCGATTGCAAGACGGAGCAGCGCATCTAG
- a CDS encoding HEPN domain-containing protein, whose protein sequence is MKLLTHEWIAKADGDYRTACREWRVRRLPNFDAVCFHAQQAAEKYLKARLQEADIAIVKTHNLIHLLDLVIAVEPTWDAFRPDLGVLNQFAVAFRYPGESAQKENAAQAIKICKSLRDEVRAALGVV, encoded by the coding sequence ATGAAGCTCCTAACGCATGAGTGGATAGCCAAGGCTGATGGTGATTACCGGACGGCATGCCGGGAATGGCGTGTGCGTCGCCTGCCGAATTTCGATGCGGTATGTTTTCACGCCCAGCAAGCAGCCGAAAAATACCTCAAGGCTCGCCTGCAGGAAGCGGATATCGCTATTGTGAAAACTCATAACCTGATCCACTTGCTCGATCTTGTCATTGCTGTGGAACCGACTTGGGATGCATTCCGTCCTGATTTGGGCGTGCTTAACCAATTTGCGGTGGCGTTTCGGTATCCTGGAGAATCGGCGCAAAAGGAGAATGCGGCCCAAGCTATAAAAATCTGCAAGTCTCTGCGTGATGAGGTTCGTGCGGCTCTAGGTGTCGTATAG